The Nyctibius grandis isolate bNycGra1 chromosome 3, bNycGra1.pri, whole genome shotgun sequence genome window below encodes:
- the NQO2 gene encoding ribosyldihydronicotinamide dehydrogenase [quinone], whose product MAGRKVLIVYAHQEPKSLNGSLKRIAVEELSKQGCSVTVSDLYAMQFEPRATRNDIVGSLHNSEEFNYGVETWEAYKRGSLSNDVIEEQKKVQEADLLIFQFPLYWFSMPAIMKGWMDRVLVQGFAHEFPNCYDSGLLKNKLALFSFTTGGSREMYAKGGISGDIRYLLWPMQHGIMHFCGVKVLAPHICFSPEYVSEEKRKEMLIAWAQRLKTLWKEEPINCSPEWYFK is encoded by the exons ATGGCAG gGAGAAAAGTCCTGATAGTCTATGCACATCAAGAGCCCAAGTCCTTGAACGGATCTTTGAAGAGGATTGCCGTGGAAGAATTGAGCAAGCAGGGCTGCAGTGTCACGGTGTCTGATTTATATGCAATGCAGTTTGAGCCAAGAGCAACAAGAAATGACATTGTTG GTTCCTTGCACAACTCAGAAGAGTTCAATTATGGCGTGGAGACATGGGAAGCTTACAAGAGAGGAAGTTTGTCCAATGATGTGAttgaagagcaaaagaaggtGCAGGAAGCAGACTTACTGATTTTTCAg TTTCCCTTGTATTGGTTCAGCATGCCAGCAATCATGAAGGGCTGGATGGACAGAGTCTTGGTCCAAGGATTTGCTCATGAATTTCCAAACTGTTATGATTCTGGTTTGCTCAAG AACAAATTAGCCCTGTTTTCTTTCACCActggaggaagcagagagatgTATGCAAAAGGAGGTATCAGTGGTGATATTCGCTATCTCCTGTGGCCCATGCAG CATGGAATCATGCACTTCTGCGGTGTCAAAGTCCTTGCACCTCACATCTGCTTCTCTCCGGAGTATGTCTctgaggagaagaggaaggagatgcTGATTGCCTGGGCCCAGCGTCTGAAGACTCTTTGGAAGGAAGAACCCATAAACTGCTCTCCTGAGTGGTATTTCAAGTAA